In Nissabacter sp. SGAir0207, the genomic stretch TGACGGTCAAGCTAACCGACCCCACCGGCTATGGCCGCATCGTGCGGGAGAATGGCCGCGTGACGGGCATCGTGGAGCAGAAAGACGCCACCCCGGCGCAGCAGGCGATTGATGAGGTGAACACCGGCATTCTGGTGGCCAAGGGCGCTGACCTGAAACGCTGGCTGGCGAAGCTGGAGAACAACAACGCCCAGGGCGAGTACTACCTGACAGACATCATCGGGCTGGCCCACGCGGAGGGGCGACTGATCGAGACCGTCCACCCGGCACGCCTGAGCGAAGTGGAGGGGGTGAACAACCGCCTGCAACTGGCGCGGCTGGAGCGGGTCTATCAGGCGGAACAGGCGGAACAGCTGCTACTGGCCGGCGTGATGCTGCTGGACCCGGCGCGCTTTGACCTGCGCGGCACGCTGGAGCATGGCCGTGACGTGGTGATTGACGCCAACGTGATCGTCGAAGGTCAGGTAAAACTGGGCAACCGGGTGAAGATTGGCGCGGGCTGCGTGCTGAAGAACTGTGAAATTGGCGATGATTGCGACATCAGCCCCTACACGGTCATTGAGGATTCGACGCTGGCCAACGCCTGCACCATTGGGCCATTTGCCCGCCTGCGTCCCGGCAGTGAGCTGGCGGAGAGCGTCCACGTCGGCAATTTCGTTGAGGTGAAGAATGCCCACCTCGGTCAGGGCACCAAGGCGGGCCACCTCTCCTACCTGGGCGACGCGGAGATTGGCGCGAACGTCAACATTGGCGCGGGCACCATCACCTGCAACTATGACGGCGCGAACAAACATAAGACGGTGATCGGCGATAATGTTTTCGTTGGCTCCGACACCCAATTGGTCGCACCGGTCAGCGTGGGCAACAACGTCACCCTGGCGGCGGGCACCACCGTCACGCGCAATGTACCGGACAACGGTCTGGTCTTGAGCCGCGTGCCGCAGGTGCACAAACCGGAGTGGCAGCGCCCGGTGAAAAAACGC encodes the following:
- the glmU gene encoding bifunctional UDP-N-acetylglucosamine diphosphorylase/glucosamine-1-phosphate N-acetyltransferase GlmU translates to MSNSSLSVVILAAGKGTRMYSDLPKVLHPLAGKPMVQHVIDAATKLGAARVHLVYGHGGNLLQEKLHHAPLNWVLQAEQLGTGHAMQQAAPHFADEEEVLMLYGDVPLISVATLQNLLRAKPEGGIGLLTVKLTDPTGYGRIVRENGRVTGIVEQKDATPAQQAIDEVNTGILVAKGADLKRWLAKLENNNAQGEYYLTDIIGLAHAEGRLIETVHPARLSEVEGVNNRLQLARLERVYQAEQAEQLLLAGVMLLDPARFDLRGTLEHGRDVVIDANVIVEGQVKLGNRVKIGAGCVLKNCEIGDDCDISPYTVIEDSTLANACTIGPFARLRPGSELAESVHVGNFVEVKNAHLGQGTKAGHLSYLGDAEIGANVNIGAGTITCNYDGANKHKTVIGDNVFVGSDTQLVAPVSVGNNVTLAAGTTVTRNVPDNGLVLSRVPQVHKPEWQRPVKKR